The Solanum pennellii chromosome 4, SPENNV200 genomic interval tttttcttacttataattttacatatacattaattttgatctttaagaatgaatgtgataaaataggatgtttactcttttcttttctttttatgaaaaaaaaaaaaaggtgaaacatataatattagattaatggtggacaagttatgtatgaagagaaaattaaattttatataaagatagtagttattcataaatattttgattttcaaaatataaataataagactttttacataataattttaaatatttatagttaactaattagtttaaagtgtttgtgaataaaaatgtaatacaatactttaaacacatttattataattatcaggAGATTCAAAAGGCAAActaaaaaagttgaaaggttttgttttcctttcacTCAAAGTTAATCTTACACTATTTCATCTAACATTATTCTACCAATAAAATGGAACTATcgagaaatttaatttagataattgttattttttctttttgctttgcaaacttattttttgaattataaacgaagtttgttttattaatttctcatattattatcttgaTGCATTCATTTGGAGGTTAGAAAATTGGAGTATCACAATTAGTAGTAAAACAAAGTAAGAAATTTCaattagacatattttattatttaataatattatcttttaagaaataatacacTAATGGGTTACACATCCCTAAAGATCCGTCATTTCTATCCCTAAAGATCAACTATATCTCTACAAATCTGCTATTCAATCCCTCTAAATTCGCTATTATATCACAATATTTATTCCTTTGATTCTACAACAAATCTATATGATCATGCTAATTTATATNTTACACTCATGGGTTACACGCGCAAAGCGCGTGCTCGaaaactagtattattataagcatgaagctcaaaacttaaaagttgaattaccattttgcccctctaataaattaaaacttatataatttatatatatatatatatataatcttNGTGCTAACACTTTCAAGTATCCAAGTCTAATGCTCTACAAAATATTATGGTGTGAACGATTTTGCACTATGATACATTCATGATCTCAAGCGGAACGTGAGATCAAGGAAAACATTCTCTTTGCAGGGTATTATGAGACTACCCGTTAGATGATCGAAGTCAaactcttcttcatcttcagtCAGCAAGTCTTGAAATAAAGGCTGACTCAAGTATgatgtgtatgtgtgtatatatacaagTTAGGGGAAACTTTTACATCCAAATTTAATGGTGAGAGACAATCACACATGAAGATTCAGACAACAATTTGTGAAGAACAACATTAGGCCCCACTTTTATTTTGAGGAcactcttaaaataaaatccacAAGAATTGATGAAGTTGAATGCCAACATGGAAATCTAAAGTTCACCTATCTACATGACAAAGAAAAGAGTGAAACATGGTTTTGTTTCTTCCCAACAATTGTTCATTTAATAGTTTCAACTTATTGCCACTGATAGAAAGCAACAAACTTATCTTCTATTTTAAAACTAGTTGCATCCACAAATTTAAGGCTCCATACTAACATGGTATACAGGCATTAGCACATGGCTTTGCCTTCAGTGGTTAGTGACAAAAACTCCAGCTCCAATCCAAGGTCTGTCGATAGCTTTATATAAATAAACACCCATTCATGATCCTTTTTCATCATCAAGCACAAGCATTATCAAGTTAACCATCAAGGTCtctaaatttctaatttaatttcttatttctaGTCTTCCAAGAAAAAATGGCTATGCTCagccctaagaaactcatcaagaTGGTCAGGAGATGGCAGAAGTTTGCAGCCATGCAGAGGAAGAGGATTTCATTTCCAAGAAATGGTAGTGATGCAGACAGTTGCAGTACTTCCTCATCCTCTATAGTTGAGAAAGGCCATTTTGTAGTATATACAACTGATGCAGCACGTTTTGTCTTTCCCTTGGCTTACCTTGAAAATGAGGTCATTAGGAAACTTTTAAGCATGTCTGAAAAAGAGTTTGGGTTGTTAAGTGGTGGCCCAATTACATTGCCCTGTGATTCAGCCTTCATGGACTACATTATATCACTAATCAAGAAAGGCATAATTACTGGAGATCTTCACAAAGCGTTGCTCCTATCAATTCCTTCTTTTTGCTGTTCGACTTCTTCTTTGCACCAAGAAAGTGGAAACAAACAGCTTCTTGTTTGTTGAGTCATAATACATGCTAGctgaaaatagttttttagaTAGGGCATACACTGATGAACATTACTGTAAAGCGAATCATACagatatattgaattttatttaatcagAAAAAATTTACCATAACCGCGGCATTCACTTTTACATTTGGTAATGAGAAGACTGTTATTAACGCCACTTTTTTTTATGGCAAACATTTCACTTACAGCAGTACCTTCTTGATTGAATAAGGTCTAAATGATCAATAAATCAACTATGTCTCCTTTTATCTGTATATGCATTAGTATGTCTAATCAGGCTTTGCTGAAATATCTGCATTAGGGTGGCAGAGATGAGAGAGCCACATCTGAAGTATCGTCGTGCTTGTTTCTTAATTAGCATCCAGTGTGAACAACATTTTGTGGTATTTTCAGAAGCAATCAGGTGATAAAACAATATGAGCAAACTAGTCTTGAAATCTAAATAAAGACTCAAGTATGATTTTCAGAACAACTGCAGACGTCCTTAAAGTTCGATTAGATTGAATAGGTAGAGTCATTTGATGATTCCCCTTCTTTCAAGATATGATTTTTAACTCTAACTGatgttataagaatgaacaATTAACACATAATATTGAGAAATGTACAGAAAAGGGAACGTTTTTGCACTGTGTGTACAGAAAAGGGAACGTTTTCGCACTGTGTATATATAAGTTTATGGAAAGTCTGACATCCAAATATACACACTAAACCTATTGAATAGTGGGCCTCATCTTCTCACAACTTAGAATCAAGGACATCATAAGAAATTTAAAGCCTCAAGTATGGATAAAGCTGATGACTTGGTTCCGCTACTTAACTTCTTGTTACTTATCACAAACTCCATTCTAATTCTGCGAAATGATACTTTCATGGATATGTTAGTTTGCAAGCAAATATAACAAATGAAAATAGTTATTATAGGAAACAGCACTTCTgctattaataaattaatcatgGAATAGATTCTTGTGTTTCTGAACTACACAGTGAAAGTTcctttctatttttaatatctAAGTCTACTACTCTACAAAAGAATTTACACTTTCATACAATTCATGATCTCAAAAGGGAAGTGAGATGAACAAACACGTCTTCCTTGCAAGGTATTGTGAGACCACCATTGGATGATCGAAAACAAATTGTTCTTCAGCCTGAGTTAACAAGTCTTGAAATAAAGGTTGAATCAAGTAAGGTATTGGCACGACGAATCTCTTCTTCTGGCTCTCTCCTACATATACAGCACAATGTCCTTTGGTCACACTCTGGAATTCGAAAACTTCCTCAAAATTCTAGTACCTTGAATAAGGGGACTCGTTTTGATACTCATAGTGATATACTTTTGTAGCTTTATATGAtgacttaaaaagaaaaagaatgaatgattttgagaaatatacagcaagtgagacttgtgttttgcataaaaataaaacgttctatgtatgtgtatatatacaaagtTAGTGGTAAGTttcatatacaaattaaatgtGAGAGTATTTGGTGGCCATTGGTGAGAGACAATTGCACATGAAGCTTCACATGGTTCTGCTTACCCTGTTATTGTCAAGTATTCAAACAATAAATTTGTTGAATTAGGCCCCAAATTTATTTTACCGATACCCTTAAAATCATATTGACAAGGATTGATGAAGTTGATGCCAAGATGAAAATCTACATGACAAAGAAGAGAGCAGAACATGGTTTTGCTTCTCACCAGCAATTGTTCATTTAATGGTCTCAAATTATTGGCATTGGTGAGAAGAAACGAAGAAActtatcatcttttatattcAAACAAGCTTCATCCACAAATTTAAGGCCCCATATTAACATGTTGAACAGGCATCAGCACATGGCTTTGCATAACAAACTTATGAGCTCCTCTTGTATAAATAATCCTTCTTCCTTGAGCATTTTCATCATCAAGCACAAGCATTATCAGTTCAGCCGTCAAAACTCTCtaaatttcttatttacttTCTTGTTTTCAGTTTTTcagaaaagaaaatgacaatGATTAGTACCAAGAAA includes:
- the LOC107017363 gene encoding auxin-responsive protein SAUR68-like — its product is MAMLSPKKLIKMVRRWQKFAAMQRKRISFPRNGSDADSCSTSSSSIVEKGHFVVYTTDAARFVFPLAYLENEVIRKLLSMSEKEFGLLSGGPITLPCDSAFMDYIISLIKKGIITGDLHKALLLSIPSFCCSTSSLHQESGNKQLLVC